The Chaetodon auriga isolate fChaAug3 chromosome 3, fChaAug3.hap1, whole genome shotgun sequence genome has a window encoding:
- the alg6 gene encoding dolichyl pyrophosphate Man9GlcNAc2 alpha-1,3-glucosyltransferase, translated as MQTWSLVSVCVLLGVVVRWGVSLNSYSGAGKAPMFGDYEAQRHWQEVTYNLPVHEWYFNTTENDLNYWGLDYPPLTAYHSLICAYIAKIINPEWVELHKSRGYESPAHKLFMRATVLVADLFIYIPAVVLYCLYLTEGSSKKKVSTLFCFLLYPGLILIDYGHFQYNGVSLGFALWGVLALGLGWDVLGSVAFCLALNYKQMELYHALPFFCYLLGKCIKLGPMGRGLFLLVRIAATVLVTFALCWLPFLSDPSQALQVVRRVFPVARGLFEDKVANTWCSLNILIKIRSILSTDSQIYLSTTCTLLAVLPSSVRLLTKPTFWQFKLALVNSSLAFFLFSYQVHEKSILLAALPVCLLMNDLPLVVIWFLQASTFSMVPLFLKDGLLVPYVVTSLAFLFLSIYLLSALEHCSEEELRMGAYRKLLFCLPKLDLGRIVRWKFYVSVAVMAGLSVLSVALVPPPHLPDLFPVLVSTAAFLQFFGTFVYFNIVQFSGPPNRKSQKKNN; from the exons ATGCAGACGTGGAGTCTcgtgtcagtttgtgtgttacTCGGCGTTGTTGTGAGGTGGGGCGTCTCGTTAAATTCATATTCAG GGGCGGGGAAAGCTCCCATGTTTGGAGACTATGAAGCCCAAAGACACTGGCAAGAAGTGACCTACAACCTCCCTGTCCACGAATG GTACTTTAACACCACTGAGAATGACTTGAACTACTGGGGTCTGGACTACCCTCCTCTGACTGCCTACCACAGCCTGATATGTGCTTACAT AGCCAAGATAATAAACCCTGAATGGGTGGAGCTCCACAAATCCAGAGGCTATGAAAGTCCAGCACACAAGTTATTCATGAGGGCTACAG tCCTCGTGGCAGATTTGTTCATATACATCCCTGCTGTGGttttatactgtttatacctGACTGAAGGATCCTCCAAAAAAAAG GTTTCCACTCTGTTCTGCTTCCTTCTGTACCCAGGACTAATCCTCATTGACTACGGGCATTTCCA GTACAATGGAGTGAGCCTCGGTTTTGCCCTGTGGGGAGTTCTGGCTCTCGGTCTGGGCTGGGATGTGTTGGGCTCCGTGGCCTTTTGCCTGGCTCTCAACTACAAACAGATGGAGCTGTACCACGCCCTGCCCTTCTTCTGCTACCTGCTGGGGAAGTGTATCAAACTGGGCCCGATGGGGCGAGG GCTTTTCCTGTTGGTGAGAATTGCTGCAACTGTGTTGGTGACctttgccctctgctggctgccctTCCTGTCTGATCCCAGTCAGGCCTTGCAGGTGGTCAGGAGGGTCTTTCCCGTGGCTCGTGGTCTGTTTGAG gATAAGGTGGCCAACACATGGTGCAGCTTGAACATCCTGATAAAGATCAGATCCATTCTGTCCACTGACTCTCAGATCTACCTCAG CACTACCTGCACTCTCCTGGCAGTCCTACCTTCCTCTGTCAGACTCCTGACGAAGCCCACCTTCTGGCAGTTTAAACTGGCCTTG GTTAATTCCTCTCTGGcgtttttcctcttctcctatCAAGTCCACGAGAAGTCCATCCTCTTGGCTGCCTT GCCTGTCTGCCTCCTGATGAATGATCTCCCCTTGGTAGTGATTTGGTTCCTGCAGGCCTCTACATTCAG caTGGTGCCTCTGTTTCTGAAGGACGGTCTGCTGGTGCCCTATGTCGTGACCTCGCtggccttcctcttcctcagcatCTATCTACTGTCTGCCCTGGAGCACTGTTCAGAGGAAGAGCTGAGAATGGGAGCCTACCGCAAGCTGCTTTTCTGCCTACCAAAACTGGACCTGGGACGTATTGTAAGATGGAAG TTCTACGTCAGCGTCGCAGTCATGGCTGGCCTGAGCGTTTTGAGTGTAGCTCTGGTTCCTCCACCGCATCTGCCTGACTTGTTTCCTGTGTTGGTGTCCACTGCTGCTTTCCTACAATTCTTTGGAACATTTGTATATTTCAACATTGTCCAGTTCAGTGGACCACCCAAcagaaagagccagaagaagaaCAACTGA
- the efcab7 gene encoding EF-hand calcium-binding domain-containing protein 7: protein MSFQESPRPSDEEEAFYTQCRAAYLTVFRSSLTNIASKQQLCRALQLAGRNPSHATLNKYWTPRTSKLNFDDFCEILKCEKKTEDNELMRAFKKMDVNGDGYISHRELEKVLTTTGEKMSTEEVTAVFSLLDVNKDGKLDYAEFCRLLVTTVEQCQMAALERLEANAKLKRQNFGSQSYSPPKNSVSSASVAAASQVAATHPQPPETPRADSDTTLKKDSRSSSRPSSARSRRSSLSNPITVTSSSTKASKVQEPSGLQEWHHSDVKGCFFLEDDGTVGSLQYQLHIPQTTNVYLTIQPLSLSHRPDKASSWMTVDTALFVTSAGETKEDSTLVCFTESKDKEKYVWKGELNGGTYYLLPFTTGCKLKKRSKKNLSNKPVELVYRTDTGELDLTRELRRVLSDIFEVIDMDGNGLLSLEEYNFFELRTSGEKCDKDAWAVCKENFDMRKNQLTRQGFMELNLMEATEKDGDPADLWVTLEAMGYNRMLELVDACPFQIDVHCEGTQPSIQPLSMDSGPKLLNQALQKSITARTGAKALRGQDNIFIYTWRGEHRISSLIANKTNQKVTVHVNNEQSRNCCSSRGMSVFAVEVPARTKMVCQHILPINERQDWYYSCVETILPCT, encoded by the exons ATGTCTTTTCAAGAGTCACCTCGTCCttctgatgaagaggaggcttTCTACACGCAGTGCAGAGCCGCATACCTGACTGTGTTCAGATCTAGTTTGACAAATATCGCTTCCAAACAGCAGTTATGTCGTG CTCTCCAGCTGGCCGGTAGGAATCCATCTCATGCAACTCTCAATAAATACTGGACCCCGAGAACATCCAAACTGAACTTTGATGACTTCTGTGAGATTCTCAAGTGTGAGAAGAAAACTGAAGACAATGAGCTGATGAGGGCCTTCAAAAAGATGGATGTGAACGGTGATGGCTACATCTCtcacagagagctggagaaggTTCTTACCACG ACAGGGGAGAAAATGTCCACTGAAGAGGTGACTGCTGTTTTCTCATTACTTGACGTCAACAAAGATGGGAAGCTGGACTATGCAGAA TTCTGCAGATTGCTTGTGACGACAGTGGAGCAGTGTCAGATGGCTGCTTTGGAGAGGCTTGAGGCCAACGCCAAGCTGAAGAGACAGAACTTTGGCAGTCAGTCGTACAGCCCTCCGAAGAACTCCGTGTCATCGGCAtcagtggcagcagcatcaCAAGTGGCAGCGACTCACCCTCAGCCTCCAGAAACACCCAGGGCAGactcagacacaacactgaagAAAG ACAGCCGATCATCCTCCCGTCCTTCTTCCGCTCGCAGCAGACGGTCGTCCCTGTCCAACCCAATCACTGTGACATCCAGCAGCACAAAGGCCAGCAAAGTACAGGAGCCCTCAGGCTTACAG GAGTGGCATCACAGTGATGTGAAGGGCTGCTTCTTCTTGGAGGATGACGGGACTGTCGGCTCATTACAGTACCAGCTCCACATCCCCCAGACCACCAACGTCTACCTAACCATCCAGCCACTCAGCCTCAGCCACAGACCTG ACAAGGCGTCTTCATGGATGACGGTGGACACGGCTCTTTTTGTCACGTCAGCTGGTGAAACCAAAGAGGACTCAACTTTAGTGTGTTTCACTGAGTCAAAAGACAAAGAg AAGTACGTTTGGAAAGGTGAATTGAATGGTGGGACTTACTACCTGCTTCCCTTCACGACTGGCTGCAAACTgaagaaaaggagcaaaaagaaCCTTTCTAATAAACCTGTGGAGCTGGTCTACAGGACTGACACTGGAGAACTGGACCTCACCAGAGAGCTcaggcga GTGCTGTCTGACATCTTTGAGGTGATAGACATGGATGGAAATGGTTTGCTCAGTCTAGAGGAGTACAATTTCTTTGAGCTGAGGACCAGTGGAGAGAAATGTGACAAGGATGCCTGGGCTGTCTGCAAAG AGAACTTTGATATGAGGAAGAATCAGCTGACACGGCAAGGCTTCATGGAGCTGAACCTGATGGAGGccacagagaaagatggagaccCTGCTGACCTTTGGGTCACCCTAGAGGCCATGGGCTACAACCGCATGCTGGAGCTAGTCGAT GCTTGTCCCTTCCAGATAGATGTCCACTGTGAGGGCACTCAGCCATCCATCCAGCCACTCAGTATGGACTCAGGGCCCAAGCTTCTGAACCAGGCCCTCCAGAAGTCCATCACAGCCAGGACAGGGGCCAAAGCACTGAGGGGGCAAGACAACATCTTCATCTACACCTGGCGAGGAGAACACAGGATCTCCTCCCTCATAGCCAACAAG ACCAACCAGAAAGTGACTGTCCATGTAAACAATGAGCAGAGCagaaactgctgcagcagcagaggcatgAGTGTGTTTGCGGTCGAGGTGCCAGCCAGGACTAAGATG GTGTGCCAACACATCCTGCCCATCAATGAGAGACAGGATTGGTACTACAGCTGTGTGGAGACCATACTACCCTGCACATAA